One Kangiella geojedonensis DNA segment encodes these proteins:
- the coq7 gene encoding 2-polyprenyl-3-methyl-6-methoxy-1,4-benzoquinone monooxygenase, which translates to MRQYSFFDRLCMVADSALKTTQGIYDAAPRTSPAEDIAEQDLTADEQKRAANLMRINHTGEVCAQALYQGQALTAKLPKTRQEMEHAAQEEVDHLAWCSERLDELNSHESYLNPLWYAGSFTIGAVAGLVGDKWSLGFVAETENQVCKHLESHLDKLPEQDYKSKAILSQMHTEELKHATTAIDNGAAELPTPVKLGMKTMSKVMTRTVYYI; encoded by the coding sequence ATGCGCCAATACAGCTTTTTTGATCGCCTATGTATGGTAGCCGATTCAGCGTTAAAAACAACTCAAGGGATCTATGACGCGGCTCCGCGAACGAGTCCGGCAGAGGATATTGCTGAGCAGGATTTGACAGCTGATGAACAAAAGCGTGCGGCTAATTTAATGCGCATAAACCATACCGGCGAAGTCTGTGCCCAAGCCCTATATCAAGGCCAGGCCCTGACCGCCAAACTGCCAAAAACCCGCCAAGAAATGGAACATGCAGCGCAAGAAGAAGTAGACCACCTCGCTTGGTGTAGCGAGCGTTTAGACGAACTCAATAGTCACGAAAGCTACTTGAATCCACTATGGTATGCAGGTTCTTTCACCATCGGCGCTGTAGCAGGATTAGTCGGCGATAAATGGAGCCTCGGCTTTGTCGCGGAAACCGAAAACCAAGTCTGTAAGCACCTTGAAAGTCATCTCGACAAACTGCCCGAGCAAGACTACAAAAGCAAAGCGATCTTATCGCAGATGCACACCGAAGAACTCAAGCACGCCACCACCGCTATCGATAATGGTGCCGCCGAGCTGCCCACACCGGTCAAACTTGGCATGAAAACCATGTCCAAAGTCATGACGAGAACGGTTTATTACATTTAG
- a CDS encoding DUF6746 family protein, with protein MNLLSKSLLAFIVTLSGTVYASEVRHYKGQDVNTVDEAIAVLKEYNPKLQALLESGELKPQDMGKIHEMTYSMENALKILEGSLKITQRNLEELHLSSERMETEKAKIYGKLYLDDAAFYTDKK; from the coding sequence ATGAATCTATTAAGCAAAAGCCTTTTGGCTTTCATAGTCACGTTAAGCGGTACCGTTTACGCCTCTGAAGTTCGTCATTACAAAGGCCAAGACGTCAACACGGTTGATGAAGCCATCGCTGTACTGAAAGAATATAACCCTAAGCTACAGGCGTTATTAGAATCAGGCGAATTAAAGCCGCAAGACATGGGCAAAATCCACGAAATGACTTACAGCATGGAGAATGCCTTAAAGATATTAGAAGGGTCGCTGAAGATCACTCAGCGCAACCTCGAAGAGCTACACCTTTCTTCTGAGCGCATGGAAACTGAAAAAGCCAAGATTTACGGCAAACTCTACTTAGACGACGCCGCTTTTTATACCGATAAAAAGTAG
- a CDS encoding ion transporter, translating to MSRQTIHKRYNFDEGEPLAPWREKIHEIIFEADTGWGKTFDVFLIISIFASVFAVMLDSVDSISTKYQTSLFVAEWSFTVLFTIEYILRLICVRKPMLYARSFYGIVDLLSILPTYLALFLADAKYFLVIRILRVLRVFRIFKLASYIGEASMMMKALRNSHAKISVFLYTVILLVVIFGSLIYVIEGAENGFTSIPTSIYWAIVTLTTVGYGDISPQSPLGQFLASCIMIMGYGLIAVPTGIYSAEITRQAIKEHKEKEITNNACPSCSYEGHDADAVHCKKCGAEL from the coding sequence ATGAGTCGACAGACAATCCACAAAAGATATAACTTTGATGAAGGCGAACCGCTGGCGCCGTGGCGCGAAAAAATTCATGAAATTATTTTCGAGGCTGATACGGGCTGGGGCAAAACCTTTGATGTTTTCTTGATCATCAGTATTTTCGCTAGTGTTTTTGCAGTGATGCTGGATAGTGTTGACTCTATTTCCACCAAATATCAAACGAGCTTGTTTGTGGCTGAGTGGAGCTTTACGGTCCTTTTTACCATCGAGTATATTTTGCGCTTAATTTGTGTGCGCAAGCCCATGCTGTACGCCAGAAGCTTTTACGGTATTGTTGATCTCTTATCGATATTACCGACCTATTTAGCCTTGTTCTTGGCCGACGCCAAGTATTTCTTAGTCATTCGAATTTTACGTGTGTTACGCGTATTCCGAATCTTTAAACTCGCCAGCTATATTGGCGAAGCCAGCATGATGATGAAAGCCCTGCGTAACAGTCATGCCAAGATTAGTGTCTTTTTATACACCGTTATACTGCTCGTTGTGATTTTTGGCTCATTGATTTATGTGATCGAAGGCGCTGAAAACGGTTTCACCAGTATCCCAACCTCGATTTACTGGGCGATCGTAACTTTAACCACGGTAGGCTACGGCGATATCTCCCCGCAGTCGCCGTTGGGCCAGTTTCTGGCATCCTGCATCATGATCATGGGTTATGGCCTAATCGCTGTACCGACGGGCATTTATAGTGCAGAAATCACCCGCCAAGCGATTAAAGAACATAAAGAGAAAGAAATTACTAATAACGCCTGCCCATCATGTTCCTACGAAGGCCATGACGCCGATGCGGTGCATTGCAAGAAATGTGGGGCAGAGCTATAA
- the metK gene encoding methionine adenosyltransferase — MSNYSVFTSESVSEGHPDKIADQISDAVLDAILEQDTNARVAVETMVKTGMVIVAGEVATTAWVDIEGIARKTIEDIGYTGSDMGFDFSSCAVLNAIGKQSPDIAQGVDRDDPDAQGAGDQGLMFGYASNETDVLMPAPITYSHRLVERQAQLRKNGSLKWLRPDAKSQLTFRYEDDKPVGIDAVVLSTQHTPDITQKDLQEAVIEEIIKPVLPAEWVTGDTKYFVNPTGKFEIGGPMGDCGLTGRKIIVDTYGGMARHGGGAFSGKDPSKVDRSAAYAGRYVAKNIVAAGLAERCEIQVSYAIGVSEPTSISVNTFGTGKISEDKLVQLVREHFDLRPRGLIQMLDLLHPIYKPTAAYGHFGRTEDTFTWERTDKAEALKAAAGL, encoded by the coding sequence ATGAGCAATTATTCCGTCTTTACTTCTGAGTCTGTTTCAGAAGGCCATCCAGATAAAATCGCTGACCAAATTTCTGATGCTGTGCTTGATGCCATCTTAGAGCAGGACACAAATGCCCGTGTCGCTGTTGAGACTATGGTAAAAACAGGCATGGTTATTGTCGCTGGTGAAGTCGCGACCACAGCTTGGGTTGATATCGAAGGTATTGCCCGTAAAACCATCGAAGATATCGGCTACACAGGCTCCGATATGGGCTTTGACTTTAGTTCATGTGCCGTATTAAACGCTATCGGCAAACAAAGCCCTGATATCGCTCAGGGTGTTGACCGTGATGATCCAGACGCACAGGGCGCCGGCGACCAAGGCTTGATGTTTGGTTACGCCAGTAATGAAACTGACGTTTTAATGCCGGCTCCAATTACTTATTCGCACCGCTTAGTTGAGCGCCAAGCGCAACTGCGCAAAAACGGCAGCCTAAAATGGTTACGCCCTGATGCAAAAAGCCAGCTGACGTTCCGTTATGAAGACGACAAGCCTGTGGGCATTGACGCTGTCGTATTATCAACGCAGCACACGCCAGACATCACGCAGAAAGACTTACAAGAAGCGGTAATCGAAGAGATCATTAAACCAGTATTACCTGCTGAATGGGTGACTGGCGACACCAAATACTTCGTCAATCCAACCGGTAAGTTCGAAATCGGCGGCCCAATGGGTGACTGTGGTTTAACTGGCCGCAAAATTATCGTCGATACTTATGGCGGTATGGCGCGTCACGGTGGCGGTGCTTTCTCGGGCAAAGACCCGTCGAAAGTAGACCGTAGTGCAGCATACGCTGGCCGTTACGTCGCGAAAAACATTGTTGCCGCAGGTTTAGCGGAGCGCTGTGAGATTCAAGTGTCTTATGCGATTGGAGTATCTGAACCAACATCCATCAGCGTCAACACATTTGGCACAGGCAAAATTAGCGAAGACAAGTTAGTTCAGCTCGTTCGTGAGCATTTCGACTTACGTCCACGCGGCCTGATCCAAATGCTGGATTTATTGCACCCTATTTACAAACCAACAGCAGCTTACGGTCACTTCGGTCGCACTGAAGATACTTTCACGTGGGAACGCACTGACAAAGCCGAAGCGCTTAAAGCTGCCGCTGGTCTATAG